The Brachyspira hyodysenteriae ATCC 27164 genome includes a window with the following:
- a CDS encoding BMP family lipoprotein: MKKLLTLLIVFVFLYTVSCSNTNSGKSLGYEIAVIMRNIDDKSFNQSTWRGVKDYAEHYGISYKYYKVPDKNVQSTLNAIDIAVRMGAKLIVTPGSIFEPAIYKAQDIYTNVHFILIDGKPQDGTYTDYKTAKNTIAILYAEEEAGFLAGYAIVKEGYTNLGVIGGMALPPVIKFGYGFVQGAEFAADELKIPKDSINIKYTYVGNYDDSQENQNLAASWYKSGTQVIFAPAGGASYSVINAAENNGGLVVGIDVDQSFESPTVITSSMKLIRESVYNAVAAYYNGNFNGGKTFILDTRVNGVGLPMSTSKFKVFKEYDYNIIYNSLMRKKIRVLKDTDAESVDKLPLNLVKINYIN, from the coding sequence ATGAAAAAACTTCTTACTCTTCTTATTGTGTTTGTTTTTTTATACACTGTTTCCTGCAGTAATACAAACAGTGGAAAATCACTTGGTTATGAAATAGCAGTTATCATGAGAAATATAGATGACAAATCATTTAATCAAAGTACTTGGAGAGGAGTAAAGGATTATGCTGAACATTATGGCATAAGCTATAAATATTATAAAGTTCCTGATAAAAATGTACAATCAACATTAAATGCTATAGATATTGCTGTTCGTATGGGAGCAAAATTGATAGTAACACCAGGAAGTATATTTGAACCTGCTATTTATAAAGCACAGGATATATATACTAATGTACATTTTATATTGATAGACGGAAAGCCTCAGGATGGAACTTACACAGATTATAAGACAGCAAAAAATACTATTGCTATTCTTTATGCTGAAGAGGAAGCAGGATTTTTAGCAGGATACGCTATAGTAAAAGAAGGTTATACTAATTTAGGAGTTATAGGAGGTATGGCTCTTCCTCCTGTTATAAAATTCGGATACGGATTTGTACAAGGGGCAGAATTTGCAGCAGATGAATTAAAAATTCCTAAAGATAGTATAAATATAAAATACACTTATGTTGGAAATTATGATGATTCTCAGGAAAATCAAAATTTAGCTGCATCTTGGTATAAAAGCGGTACACAGGTAATATTCGCTCCGGCAGGAGGCGCTTCTTATTCTGTTATAAATGCTGCTGAGAATAATGGAGGTTTAGTTGTAGGAATTGATGTTGATCAAAGTTTTGAATCTCCTACTGTTATTACTTCTTCTATGAAATTGATAAGAGAATCTGTTTATAATGCTGTTGCTGCTTATTATAATGGTAATTTTAATGGAGGAAAAACTTTCATATTAGATACAAGAGTTAATGGAGTAGGACTTCCAATGTCTACTTCTAAATTTAAAGTTTTTAAAGAATATGATTATAATATCATATATAACTCTCTTATGAGAAAAAAAATTAGGGTATTAAAAGATACTGATGCGGAAAGTGTTGATAAATTACCTTTGAATTTAGTAAAAATTAATTATATAAATTAA
- a CDS encoding BMP family lipoprotein — protein MKKNFGLMIIITAFILMISCSKTEQVGEFDIALITEGKIDDKSYNQGAWEGLIRYAESTGKKYKYYQAAENNTEAYIDAIDSAVSEGVKLIITPNYLFETAVYKSQDKHPDVNFIIIDGVPQDGTYTDFRIEKNVHAMIYAEEEAGFLAGYAIVKEGYTNLGVIGGMPVPPVIRFGYGFVQGANYAAKELNMPTRSIKINYTYIGNFSDTGENKELASSWYQNGVQVIFAPAGGAGKSVISSAEENNGLVIGVDVDQSFESPVIITSAIKRIRNSVYNAVDSFYNGTFKGGQTTILDAKVNGIGLPIKTSQFKNFTENDYNAIYNQLSEGNINILKERNARTVEELPLDIVEINYIK, from the coding sequence ATGAAAAAAAATTTCGGCTTAATGATAATTATTACAGCTTTTATATTAATGATTTCATGCTCCAAAACTGAACAAGTTGGAGAATTCGATATAGCTTTGATAACAGAAGGTAAAATAGATGATAAATCATATAATCAGGGAGCTTGGGAAGGATTAATTAGATATGCTGAAAGTACAGGAAAAAAATACAAATATTATCAGGCTGCTGAAAATAATACAGAAGCATATATTGATGCTATAGATTCAGCAGTTTCTGAAGGCGTAAAATTAATAATAACTCCGAATTATTTATTTGAAACAGCTGTATACAAATCTCAGGATAAACATCCGGATGTTAATTTTATAATTATAGATGGTGTTCCTCAAGATGGTACTTATACTGATTTCAGAATAGAAAAAAATGTTCATGCTATGATTTATGCTGAAGAAGAGGCTGGTTTTTTAGCGGGATATGCTATAGTAAAAGAAGGATATACTAACTTAGGAGTTATAGGCGGAATGCCTGTACCTCCTGTTATAAGATTTGGATACGGATTTGTTCAGGGTGCAAATTATGCAGCTAAAGAATTAAATATGCCTACTAGAAGCATAAAAATAAATTATACATATATTGGCAATTTCAGTGATACCGGTGAAAATAAAGAACTTGCTTCTTCTTGGTATCAAAATGGGGTGCAGGTAATATTTGCTCCTGCAGGAGGTGCTGGAAAATCTGTTATAAGTTCTGCCGAAGAAAATAATGGATTAGTTATAGGTGTTGATGTTGATCAAAGTTTTGAATCCCCTGTTATTATTACTTCTGCTATAAAAAGAATAAGAAATTCAGTTTATAATGCAGTTGATTCTTTTTATAATGGTACTTTTAAAGGCGGACAAACTACTATATTAGATGCAAAAGTAAATGGTATAGGGCTTCCTATAAAAACTTCCCAATTTAAAAACTTCACTGAGAATGATTATAATGCCATATATAATCAGCTTTCAGAAGGTAATATTAACATTTTAAAAGAAAGAAATGCGAGAACTGTAGAAGAATTACCTTTGGATATAGTAGAAATTAATTATATAAAATAA
- a CDS encoding BMP family lipoprotein → MKKILVLIITLMSFILMISCGGGKKSGGYELALITDVGTIDDRSFNQGSWEGLTKYAQEKGISHKYYQPSQKTTDAYVDAIDLAVSAGAKLVVTPGFLFEPAVYRAQDTHPNVSFVLLDGTPQDGTYTDFRIEKNVYSVLYAEEQAGFLAGYAIVKEGYTNLGVMAGMAVPAVIRFGYGFIQGANYAAKEMNMPVGSIKINYTYIGNFNATPENQTLATSWYQSGVQVIFAPAGGAGNSVMSAAEQNNGLVIGVDIDQSAESPTVITSAMKMLGESVYNAIDDFYKNQFPGGKSVILDAKVNGIGLPMSTSKFQKFTQNDYDAIYQKLNNSEVKVLTDKDAKDVNQLPLDIVTVNLIQ, encoded by the coding sequence ATGAAAAAAATTCTTGTTTTAATCATCACCTTAATGAGCTTCATTTTAATGATTTCATGCGGCGGCGGAAAAAAATCTGGAGGATATGAACTAGCATTAATAACAGATGTTGGTACTATAGATGACAGATCATTCAATCAGGGATCATGGGAAGGATTAACAAAATATGCTCAGGAAAAAGGCATATCTCATAAATACTACCAGCCTTCTCAAAAAACTACTGATGCTTATGTTGATGCTATAGATTTAGCAGTATCTGCAGGTGCTAAATTGGTAGTAACTCCTGGTTTCTTATTTGAACCTGCTGTATACAGAGCTCAAGACACACATCCGAATGTAAGTTTTGTACTTTTAGATGGTACTCCTCAAGACGGAACTTATACTGACTTTAGAATTGAAAAAAATGTTTATTCTGTACTTTATGCTGAAGAACAAGCTGGATTTTTAGCCGGATATGCTATAGTAAAAGAAGGATACACTAATTTAGGCGTTATGGCTGGTATGGCTGTTCCTGCTGTTATAAGATTCGGATACGGATTTATTCAGGGTGCTAATTATGCAGCTAAAGAAATGAATATGCCTGTAGGAAGCATAAAAATTAACTATACTTATATAGGTAACTTCAATGCTACCCCTGAAAATCAGACTTTAGCTACTTCTTGGTATCAAAGCGGTGTACAAGTTATATTTGCTCCTGCAGGCGGTGCCGGAAACTCTGTTATGAGTGCTGCTGAACAAAATAACGGATTGGTTATAGGTGTTGATATAGATCAAAGTGCTGAATCTCCTACTGTTATTACTTCTGCTATGAAAATGCTTGGAGAATCTGTATACAATGCCATAGATGATTTCTATAAAAATCAATTCCCAGGAGGAAAATCTGTTATACTTGATGCTAAAGTTAATGGTATAGGACTCCCTATGTCTACTTCCAAATTCCAAAAATTCACTCAGAATGATTATGATGCTATATATCAAAAACTTAATAATAGTGAAGTAAAAGTTCTTACTGATAAAGATGCTAAAGATGTTAATCAATTACCTTTAGATATAGTTACAGTTAATTTAATACAATAA
- a CDS encoding ABC transporter ATP-binding protein: MENSEYVVEMLNITKRFKGIIANDNITIQLKRGEIHALLGENGAGKSTLMSVLFGLYKQEEGIIKVNGKEVNIDNPNTANALGIGMVHQHFKLVHNFTALENIMLGVETVKNGILQVDDARKKVMELSKTYGLEIYPDSLISDLTVGMQQRVEILKMLYKDNNILIFDEPTAVLTPSEIEELMKIMKSLTKEGKSILFITHKLNEIKEVADRCSVLRKGKYIGTIDVKSTTKEEMSEMMVGRKVSLVVDKTEAKPKDIILSVKDLNVKSPHSEKNIVKNVSFDVRAGEIVCIAGIDGNGQSELIYALTGLIDMSSGSIHLNGKDITNLSIRNKTLSGIGHIPEDRHKHGLVLDYTLGENTILQTYFTERFQNKGFLKFKEIENYANELIKRFDIRSAEGAKTIARSMSGGNQQKAIIAREIDRNPDLLIAVQPTRGLDVGAIEYIHKELIRQRDNGKAVLLVSLELDEVMNLSDRILVIYEGEIVANVNNKDLTINELGLYMAGSKRSA; this comes from the coding sequence ATGGAAAATTCAGAGTATGTAGTTGAAATGCTTAATATAACTAAACGTTTTAAAGGTATAATAGCAAATGATAATATCACTATACAATTAAAACGAGGTGAAATCCATGCTTTGCTTGGAGAAAATGGAGCAGGAAAATCTACTTTAATGAGCGTGCTTTTCGGACTTTATAAACAAGAAGAAGGTATAATTAAAGTTAATGGTAAAGAAGTAAATATTGATAATCCTAATACTGCTAATGCCTTAGGTATTGGTATGGTGCATCAGCATTTTAAATTAGTTCATAATTTTACCGCTTTAGAAAATATTATGCTTGGTGTAGAAACTGTTAAAAATGGAATACTTCAAGTTGATGATGCAAGAAAAAAAGTTATGGAATTAAGCAAAACCTACGGACTTGAAATTTATCCTGATTCTTTAATAAGTGATTTAACAGTAGGTATGCAGCAGAGAGTAGAAATTTTAAAAATGCTTTATAAAGATAATAACATACTTATTTTTGATGAGCCTACTGCCGTACTTACTCCTAGCGAAATAGAAGAGCTTATGAAAATTATGAAATCTTTAACTAAAGAAGGAAAATCTATTCTTTTCATAACTCATAAATTAAATGAAATTAAAGAAGTTGCTGACAGATGTTCTGTACTTCGTAAAGGTAAATATATAGGTACTATTGATGTAAAAAGTACTACAAAAGAAGAGATGTCTGAAATGATGGTTGGAAGAAAAGTATCTTTAGTTGTAGATAAGACAGAGGCTAAACCTAAAGATATAATATTATCAGTAAAAGATCTAAATGTTAAATCTCCTCATAGTGAAAAAAATATTGTTAAAAATGTTTCTTTCGATGTTCGTGCCGGAGAGATAGTATGTATTGCTGGTATTGACGGAAACGGACAAAGCGAACTTATATATGCACTCACAGGTTTGATTGATATGTCAAGCGGAAGCATTCATTTAAATGGCAAAGACATTACTAACCTATCTATAAGAAATAAAACTCTAAGCGGAATAGGTCATATTCCAGAAGACAGACATAAACATGGACTTGTACTTGATTATACTCTTGGAGAAAATACAATACTTCAAACTTATTTCACAGAAAGATTTCAAAATAAAGGCTTCTTAAAATTCAAAGAAATAGAAAATTATGCTAATGAACTTATAAAAAGATTTGATATAAGAAGTGCTGAAGGAGCTAAAACTATAGCCAGAAGTATGTCAGGAGGTAATCAGCAAAAGGCTATCATAGCAAGAGAAATAGACAGAAATCCGGATTTACTTATAGCAGTTCAGCCTACAAGGGGATTAGATGTTGGGGCTATAGAATATATACATAAAGAATTAATAAGACAACGTGATAATGGAAAGGCGGTTTTACTTGTTTCTTTGGAGCTTGACGAAGTTATGAATTTAAGCGACAGAATACTTGTTATATATGAAGGTGAGATTGTAGCTAATGTTAACAATAAAGATTTAACTATTAATGAATTAGGTCTTTACATGGCAGGCTCTAAAAGAAGTGCATAA
- a CDS encoding Rpn family recombination-promoting nuclease/putative transposase codes for MRNINRMNDYFVRYLLGSIGNEDILENIVNCVLIDSGFEEVHNLEIINPHNLPENINLKESVLDVKAITKDNKKIIIEIQLSGNIDFVKRIYYYISKNIVSELNENESYDIISQVISINFVNFNMDFNDEGKEHRCFKLIDTQNHNVSLDIIQMHIIEIPRFTKILNNSSIDDIKKNKILSWIEFFTVKDLDKVKEKLKELNNIMPKVIDKYERFISSEEEMEVYNARDAFLYGQTIMLKREREEGIKEGIEKEKYSLVRNMKKKNMDINLISELTGLSIEEIEKL; via the coding sequence ATGAGAAATATAAATAGAATGAATGATTACTTTGTGCGTTACCTTCTAGGCTCTATTGGTAATGAAGATATACTTGAAAATATAGTCAATTGTGTGCTTATAGATTCAGGTTTTGAAGAAGTTCATAATTTAGAAATAATTAATCCTCATAATTTACCTGAAAATATTAATCTAAAAGAATCAGTACTTGATGTTAAGGCTATTACTAAAGATAATAAAAAAATTATTATAGAAATACAATTATCAGGGAATATAGATTTTGTTAAAAGAATATATTATTATATATCAAAAAATATAGTAAGCGAATTAAATGAAAATGAATCTTATGATATTATTAGCCAGGTTATAAGCATTAATTTTGTAAATTTCAATATGGACTTTAATGATGAAGGTAAGGAACATAGATGCTTTAAATTAATAGACACTCAAAATCATAATGTATCATTAGATATTATTCAAATGCATATAATAGAAATTCCAAGATTTACAAAAATATTAAATAATTCTAGTATAGATGATATTAAAAAAAATAAAATATTATCTTGGATTGAATTTTTTACAGTTAAAGATTTAGATAAAGTTAAAGAAAAATTAAAGGAGCTTAATAATATTATGCCAAAAGTAATAGATAAATATGAGAGATTTATATCAAGTGAAGAAGAGATGGAAGTTTATAATGCCAGAGATGCATTTTTATACGGACAAACCATAATGCTTAAAAGAGAAAGAGAAGAAGGTATAAAAGAAGGCATAGAAAAAGAAAAATATTCATTAGTAAGAAATATGAAAAAGAAAAATATGGATATAAATCTTATTAGTGAATTAACAGGTTTGAGTATAGAAGAAATAGAAAAACTATAA
- a CDS encoding ABC transporter permease: MDLKNKLAGILEKEGFVNIFSSFLAIIIGLLLGLIILLISNVHDAFPAFMTILSGGFSGGSRGMGQVIYTATPLILTGLSVGFAFKNGLFNIGAPGQFIVGAYAAVLVAVKCTFLPPALHWFVALIVSFIAGGLWAYLPGFLKAHFNVNEVISSIMMNYIGMYLVNYLVTLTVYDMLKNQSQNIPPSSMIPTMGLNVIFRGSSANGGFFIAVIVVIIVYIILSKTTFGFELKACGLNKDASKYAGINEKRNIILSMVIAGALAGLGGGLLYLSGVGKHIEVVDILAEEGFMGIPIALLGLSHPIGILIAGLFIAHITVGGFYMQIYDFTPEIIEMIISSIIYFSAFALLFKSIVGFISKKLVKKEEKNANE; the protein is encoded by the coding sequence ATGGATTTAAAAAACAAATTGGCTGGTATTTTGGAGAAAGAAGGATTTGTTAATATATTTTCTTCTTTTCTCGCTATTATTATAGGGCTGCTTCTGGGTCTTATAATACTTCTTATAAGTAATGTTCATGATGCTTTTCCCGCTTTTATGACAATACTTTCAGGAGGATTTTCTGGAGGCTCTAGAGGAATGGGACAGGTTATATACACTGCCACACCTTTAATACTCACAGGGCTTTCGGTTGGATTCGCTTTTAAAAACGGACTCTTTAATATAGGAGCTCCCGGACAATTTATAGTAGGTGCTTATGCTGCTGTATTAGTAGCAGTAAAATGCACATTCCTTCCGCCTGCTCTACATTGGTTTGTAGCTTTAATAGTTTCTTTTATAGCCGGAGGACTTTGGGCTTATTTACCTGGTTTTTTAAAGGCTCATTTCAATGTTAATGAAGTTATTTCAAGCATTATGATGAATTATATTGGTATGTATTTAGTTAATTATCTTGTTACGCTTACAGTTTATGATATGCTTAAAAACCAATCTCAAAATATTCCTCCTTCTTCTATGATTCCTACTATGGGACTTAATGTTATATTCAGAGGTTCAAGTGCTAACGGAGGATTCTTCATTGCTGTAATAGTAGTAATAATAGTATATATAATACTTTCAAAAACTACATTCGGTTTCGAGCTTAAAGCATGCGGACTCAATAAAGATGCAAGTAAATATGCAGGTATTAACGAAAAAAGAAATATTATTCTTTCTATGGTTATAGCAGGTGCTTTGGCAGGACTTGGCGGCGGACTTTTATATCTTTCTGGAGTTGGAAAACATATAGAAGTTGTTGATATACTTGCTGAAGAAGGTTTTATGGGTATCCCTATTGCATTACTCGGACTATCTCACCCTATAGGAATATTAATCGCCGGACTTTTTATTGCTCATATAACAGTAGGCGGTTTTTATATGCAGATATATGATTTTACTCCTGAAATTATAGAGATGATTATATCTTCTATAATATATTTCAGTGCTTTTGCTTTACTTTTTAAATCTATTGTTGGATTTATATCCAAAAAGCTAGTCAAAAAAGAAGAAAAAAATGCTAATGAGTAA
- a CDS encoding ABC transporter permease, with product METIYFLVQQTMFFSIPLLLVALGGMFSERSGVVNIALEGIMIIGAFAGIFFISRLGANFPPMITLFLAMIISALSGLIFSLLHAYAAISMSADQVISGTALNIFAPAFAIYVTRAIQTVQQISFVNNFRIESVPILGSIPIIGGLFFKNTYITTYIGFIILALSWFILYKTRFGLRLRSCGEHPQAADSVGINVYKMRYIGVAISGALGGLGGLVFVIPTSTNFNATVAGYGFLALAVLIFGQWKPMKILYAAFFFGLMKTLASAYSGIPILASLPISNNIYKMIPYITTIIVLAFTSKNSQAPKASGIPYDKSVR from the coding sequence ATGGAAACAATTTATTTTTTAGTACAGCAGACTATGTTTTTTTCTATTCCGCTTTTACTTGTAGCATTAGGCGGAATGTTTTCTGAAAGAAGCGGAGTAGTTAATATTGCTCTTGAAGGTATAATGATAATTGGGGCTTTTGCAGGAATATTTTTTATAAGCAGATTAGGAGCTAATTTCCCTCCTATGATAACATTATTTTTAGCGATGATTATATCAGCTTTATCAGGTCTTATATTTTCTCTTCTTCATGCTTATGCTGCTATTAGTATGAGTGCTGATCAGGTTATAAGCGGTACAGCTTTAAATATATTTGCTCCTGCTTTTGCTATATATGTTACAAGAGCTATTCAAACAGTTCAGCAAATAAGTTTCGTTAATAATTTTAGAATAGAATCAGTACCTATACTTGGAAGCATTCCTATAATAGGAGGATTATTCTTCAAAAACACATACATAACAACATATATAGGATTCATAATATTAGCTCTATCTTGGTTCATTCTTTATAAAACCAGATTCGGACTTAGACTAAGAAGCTGCGGAGAGCATCCTCAAGCTGCAGATTCTGTAGGTATTAATGTTTATAAGATGCGTTATATTGGTGTTGCTATATCAGGAGCATTGGGAGGTTTAGGAGGACTAGTATTTGTTATTCCTACTTCTACAAACTTTAATGCTACTGTTGCAGGTTACGGATTCTTGGCTTTAGCAGTACTTATATTCGGACAATGGAAGCCTATGAAAATACTTTATGCTGCTTTCTTCTTCGGACTTATGAAAACATTAGCTTCTGCTTATTCCGGAATACCTATACTTGCAAGTCTTCCTATATCAAACAATATATACAAAATGATTCCTTATATAACAACTATAATAGTACTTGCATTTACTTCTAAAAATTCACAGGCTCCTAAGGCATCAGGCATTCCTTATGATAAGAGTGTAAGATAA
- a CDS encoding glycosyltransferase family 2 protein, with protein MKINELVSILVPVYNIEKTIEKNINILIEKVSPFFMNFEIIISDDGSSDNSREEIKKICTNFQNNNTNKNLKNIIGIYARENQGKGHALKRACEMSSGEYIIFCDGDMEIDPSQLENFFVIMQKENADVVIGSKRHKDSIVNYSNIRKLISFIYFMFVKIFFHLPIQDTQTGLKLFKRDAIINIFPRILVKAFAYDLEVLVACNSNGKKIVSAPVIVNPNRHFGFIRFPILWRTFIDTLAIFYRLNIVNFYKDLFCELKEKPLVSIIIPLKKINDYIKEETEYLLEQIHTNFEVIILPDKYTDDEVNIELFKDNRIKIIETGEIPPALKRAMGVKKSNGSILAFLDDDTYPEKDWLHNALRAMESTKVSALGGPAINTPKDNFSKQISGLIYSSTLMSGKHKARYIPDKVQYVNDYPSCNFIITRELYDRVGGFDSEYWPGEDTILCNNIMKENEKILYTPEALVYHHRRDLFFGHFKQLKGYAWHRGYFVKRFGGNSLSLSYFIPSIFLLYTIFVPFALYFNLPQILNNYIPAINKNIFLALLLFPHSFYALCLLGSWASTLSPIKGFCKAIGIFLSHLTYGVFFIKGFITGFIKK; from the coding sequence ATGAAAATAAATGAATTAGTGTCTATATTGGTTCCTGTATATAATATAGAAAAAACAATAGAAAAAAATATTAATATACTTATAGAAAAAGTTTCTCCTTTTTTTATGAATTTTGAAATAATTATTTCTGATGATGGAAGCAGTGATAATTCAAGAGAAGAAATAAAAAAAATATGTACTAACTTTCAAAATAATAATACAAATAAAAATTTAAAAAATATAATAGGTATTTATGCAAGAGAAAATCAAGGCAAAGGACATGCTTTAAAAAGAGCATGCGAAATGTCAAGCGGTGAATATATAATATTTTGCGACGGGGACATGGAAATAGATCCTTCTCAATTAGAAAATTTTTTTGTGATTATGCAAAAAGAGAATGCTGATGTTGTTATAGGTTCTAAGAGGCATAAAGATTCTATAGTTAATTATTCTAATATAAGAAAGTTAATATCTTTTATATATTTTATGTTTGTAAAAATATTCTTTCATCTTCCTATACAGGATACGCAAACAGGATTAAAACTTTTTAAAAGAGATGCCATTATAAATATTTTCCCTAGAATATTAGTTAAAGCTTTTGCTTATGATTTAGAAGTATTGGTGGCTTGCAATTCCAATGGAAAAAAAATAGTATCTGCTCCTGTTATAGTTAATCCTAATAGGCATTTCGGATTTATTAGATTTCCTATACTTTGGAGAACATTTATTGATACATTGGCAATATTTTATAGGCTTAATATTGTTAATTTTTATAAAGATTTATTTTGCGAGTTAAAAGAAAAGCCTCTTGTAAGTATTATAATCCCTTTAAAAAAAATTAATGATTATATAAAAGAAGAAACAGAATATTTACTTGAACAGATACATACAAATTTTGAAGTGATAATACTTCCAGATAAATATACAGATGATGAGGTTAATATAGAATTATTCAAAGATAATAGGATTAAAATAATAGAAACAGGTGAAATTCCTCCGGCTTTAAAAAGAGCAATGGGAGTAAAAAAATCTAATGGAAGTATATTAGCATTTTTAGATGATGATACATACCCTGAAAAAGATTGGCTTCATAATGCATTGAGGGCTATGGAAAGTACTAAAGTTTCAGCTTTGGGAGGACCTGCTATTAATACGCCTAAGGACAATTTTTCAAAGCAGATAAGCGGACTTATTTACAGTTCTACACTTATGAGCGGAAAACATAAAGCTAGATATATACCGGATAAAGTTCAGTATGTTAATGATTATCCAAGCTGCAATTTTATTATTACTAGGGAGCTTTATGATAGGGTAGGAGGTTTTGACAGTGAGTATTGGCCTGGTGAAGATACTATTCTTTGCAATAACATAATGAAAGAAAATGAAAAAATATTATATACTCCTGAAGCATTGGTATATCATCATAGGAGAGATTTATTTTTTGGGCATTTTAAACAGTTAAAAGGTTATGCTTGGCATAGGGGATATTTTGTTAAAAGATTTGGCGGCAATTCTTTAAGTTTATCGTATTTCATTCCTTCAATATTCTTACTTTATACAATTTTTGTGCCTTTTGCTTTATACTTTAATTTGCCTCAAATTTTAAATAATTATATTCCAGCTATTAATAAAAATATATTCTTAGCTTTATTATTATTTCCTCATAGTTTTTATGCATTATGTTTGCTTGGAAGCTGGGCTAGTACATTATCTCCTATAAAGGGTTTTTGTAAGGCTATAGGTATATTTTTGTCGCATCTTACTTATGGAGTATTTTTTATAAAAGGTTTTATAACTGGATTTATAAAAAAATAA
- a CDS encoding PaaI family thioesterase, whose amino-acid sequence MELKVLNKQNNSRMCLVCGFKNDLSLKAEFYELEDKSLCALVTFKDVHQGYPSRVHGGILAAILDETIGRAMMPYTGEDKWGVTMTLTTKYKKPVPINEEIRIIGKITSGDGRIFEGEGYILLNDDKVAVTAKGTYICMGLEKIAEMDPNNEEDWSVEKKETDPKTINIP is encoded by the coding sequence ATGGAATTGAAAGTTTTGAATAAGCAAAATAATTCTAGAATGTGTCTTGTATGCGGATTTAAAAATGATTTGAGTTTAAAAGCTGAGTTTTATGAGTTGGAAGATAAATCATTATGTGCTTTGGTAACTTTTAAAGATGTGCATCAAGGCTATCCTTCAAGAGTTCATGGAGGAATACTTGCTGCTATTTTAGATGAGACTATAGGCAGAGCTATGATGCCTTATACAGGTGAAGATAAATGGGGAGTTACTATGACTCTTACAACAAAGTATAAAAAACCTGTGCCTATTAATGAAGAAATAAGAATAATAGGAAAAATCACTTCCGGAGACGGCAGAATATTTGAAGGAGAAGGATATATACTTCTTAATGATGATAAAGTAGCTGTAACTGCTAAAGGTACATATATATGTATGGGACTTGAAAAAATAGCTGAGATGGATCCTAATAATGAGGAAGATTGGTCTGTAGAAAAAAAAGAAACAGATCCTAAAACTATAAATATACCTTAA
- a CDS encoding YtxH domain-containing protein — MSREVSGMFSFLLGLSAGLALGVLFAPKAGEETREDIKETMDNIKYKVDDIYHRSVLKTSELVEKGKEKTNDFFEKRKKKSSEETVEE; from the coding sequence ATGTCTAGAGAAGTATCAGGTATGTTTTCATTTTTATTAGGTTTATCAGCTGGTTTAGCATTGGGCGTACTATTTGCTCCAAAAGCAGGTGAAGAAACAAGAGAAGATATCAAAGAAACTATGGACAATATCAAATATAAAGTAGATGATATTTATCATAGAAGTGTATTAAAAACTTCAGAATTAGTTGAAAAAGGAAAAGAAAAAACTAATGATTTCTTTGAAAAAAGAAAAAAGAAATCTTCTGAAGAAACAGTTGAAGAATAA
- a CDS encoding DUF948 domain-containing protein, which produces MQDITFQINVIAISLAFIAISILILVLAIFFVLLAGYFRFTNRFDRILENIESISEKIGSIADTVNDETNKVKVTLDSIHESFNSLSNSINNFSSITTDISNNFSIINIFKSIFALFTGKNRKKDDFTENDDEDF; this is translated from the coding sequence ATGCAAGATATTACATTTCAAATTAATGTTATAGCTATATCTTTAGCTTTCATTGCTATTTCTATATTAATATTAGTATTAGCTATATTTTTTGTTTTACTTGCAGGTTATTTTAGATTTACTAATAGATTCGATAGAATACTTGAAAATATCGAATCTATTAGTGAAAAAATAGGAAGCATTGCCGACACAGTAAATGATGAAACTAATAAAGTAAAAGTAACATTAGATAGTATACATGAATCTTTTAACAGTTTATCTAATAGCATTAATAATTTTAGCTCTATAACTACAGATATATCTAATAATTTTAGTATTATTAATATATTTAAATCTATATTTGCCTTATTTACTGGTAAAAATAGAAAAAAAGATGATTTCACAGAAAATGATGATGAGGATTTTTGA